One window of the Pseudofrankia sp. DC12 genome contains the following:
- a CDS encoding helix-turn-helix transcriptional regulator yields MIRKMGYRWNLRKVMADRGLFQTSDLVPLLAERGVHLSREQVFRLVTQPPQRLSMDTLAALCDILAATPNDLVDIEVVNVQVAKAAGQARPVPTGRRTVVRRPGLP; encoded by the coding sequence GTGATACGGAAGATGGGCTATCGCTGGAACCTGCGGAAAGTCATGGCCGACCGTGGCCTGTTCCAGACAAGTGACCTGGTGCCGCTGCTGGCCGAACGGGGTGTTCACCTGTCTCGGGAGCAGGTCTTCCGGCTGGTGACCCAGCCGCCGCAGCGGCTGTCGATGGATACTCTCGCCGCGTTGTGCGACATCCTCGCCGCGACTCCCAACGACCTTGTCGACATCGAGGTCGTCAACGTTCAGGTCGCCAAGGCGGCCGGGCAGGCGCGGCCGGTGCCGACCGGCCGGCGCACCGTCGTCCGCCGACCGGGCCTGCCGTGA
- a CDS encoding tyrosine-type recombinase/integrase: MQREVRVSATGLPGSARLEIVENVVPLDQAGTTFEAMLSGWARQQRARFLREAETIAPRLALVRRLVAFSGLFPWEWTPAEGEAFISDRRSGSRPVSVSTARGYEVALRMFCEYVTDPRYEWPRVCEERFGRCPAQIFHEWNSVAHVVEYEGSAGRRPLTYDEVQALFDAADGLVEEIRGRGRKGALPAMRDAALLKTIYAFGLRRREARGLDLTDLRRSPKTAQYGQYGALFVRYGKASRGSPPKRRTVLTVPEMDWVVEVLAHWVGELRPLFGPGPLTALWVTERASRISTRGVNEAFETARRAAGLPAELDLHCLRHSYVTHLVEFDYPERFVAEQVGHRCTSTTAIYTGVSDEYRNRLVRRSLERHEELWERAQ; encoded by the coding sequence ATGCAACGGGAGGTTCGGGTGAGTGCGACCGGGTTGCCTGGTTCGGCTCGTTTGGAGATTGTGGAGAACGTTGTCCCTTTGGATCAGGCGGGGACGACGTTTGAGGCGATGCTGTCAGGCTGGGCACGTCAGCAGCGCGCGCGGTTCCTGCGGGAGGCGGAGACGATAGCGCCGCGGCTGGCGCTGGTGAGGCGGCTGGTGGCGTTCAGCGGGCTGTTCCCGTGGGAGTGGACGCCGGCGGAGGGCGAGGCGTTCATCAGCGATCGGCGGTCCGGTTCTCGCCCGGTATCCGTGTCGACGGCGCGCGGGTACGAAGTTGCGCTGCGGATGTTCTGCGAGTACGTCACGGACCCTCGCTACGAGTGGCCGCGGGTCTGTGAGGAGCGGTTCGGCCGGTGCCCTGCGCAGATCTTCCATGAGTGGAACAGCGTGGCGCATGTCGTCGAGTACGAGGGGTCGGCGGGCAGGCGGCCGTTGACATACGACGAGGTGCAGGCGTTGTTCGACGCCGCGGACGGGCTCGTCGAGGAGATCCGGGGCCGGGGCCGCAAGGGCGCGTTGCCGGCGATGCGTGACGCCGCCCTACTCAAGACGATCTACGCGTTCGGCCTCCGGCGCCGGGAGGCGCGTGGTCTGGATCTGACGGACCTGCGGCGGTCTCCGAAAACGGCGCAATACGGGCAGTATGGCGCGCTGTTCGTCCGATACGGGAAGGCGTCCCGTGGCAGCCCGCCGAAACGGCGAACGGTGTTGACGGTTCCCGAGATGGACTGGGTCGTCGAGGTGCTCGCGCACTGGGTCGGCGAGCTGCGGCCGTTGTTCGGGCCGGGGCCTCTGACGGCGCTGTGGGTGACCGAACGTGCGAGCAGGATCTCCACGCGAGGCGTCAACGAGGCGTTCGAGACCGCGCGGCGGGCAGCGGGGCTGCCCGCGGAGCTTGACCTGCACTGCCTGCGGCATTCCTACGTCACGCACCTTGTTGAGTTCGACTATCCCGAGCGGTTCGTCGCCGAGCAGGTCGGGCACCGGTGCACCTCGACGACCGCGATTTACACGGGTGTCTCGGACGAGTACCGCAATCGGTTGGTGCGTCGGTCGCTGGAGCGGCACGAAGAGTTGTGGGAGCGTGCCCAGTGA
- a CDS encoding ATP-binding protein — protein sequence MSTTTLVARQMEVWQFATTEHAARQARHAATESLRSWGLDHTIEVMELLVSELVTNAWKATADRDDTVAMRLTATPTDLFLEVWDANDATPQRTAADVEAEGGRGLVLVEALTSQWAFYRPRSGGKVVWCCL from the coding sequence ATGAGCACGACCACCCTGGTAGCCCGCCAGATGGAGGTCTGGCAGTTCGCCACGACCGAGCACGCCGCCCGACAGGCCCGACATGCGGCGACCGAAAGCCTCCGGTCCTGGGGCTTGGACCACACCATTGAGGTCATGGAGCTGCTGGTTTCCGAGCTGGTCACCAATGCGTGGAAGGCCACAGCGGATCGAGACGACACCGTGGCCATGCGTCTGACCGCTACCCCGACCGATCTCTTCCTCGAAGTTTGGGACGCCAACGATGCCACGCCCCAGCGCACGGCCGCGGACGTCGAGGCAGAGGGCGGACGCGGGCTGGTCCTGGTGGAAGCCCTCACGAGCCAGTGGGCCTTCTACCGCCCGCGCTCCGGCGGCAAGGTGGTGTGGTGCTGTTTATGA
- a CDS encoding recombinase family protein, translating to MPTTVYGYIRREDDNEAEVDRLHDQLTAHAATAGWHLAEVFVDRCMPPARIVRPGLALLVDTIRAAEDCAVLVVDDSHFSTLLPVRRAIEEEIAGTGCPVLAVAAPDSNTSPVAP from the coding sequence ATGCCCACCACCGTCTATGGCTACATCAGGCGGGAAGACGACAACGAGGCCGAGGTCGACCGGCTACACGACCAACTCACGGCGCACGCCGCGACCGCGGGCTGGCACTTGGCCGAGGTCTTCGTCGACCGGTGCATGCCGCCGGCCCGCATCGTGCGGCCCGGCCTGGCCCTACTCGTGGACACCATTCGCGCTGCCGAAGACTGCGCGGTCCTGGTGGTCGACGACTCCCACTTCTCGACGCTGCTGCCGGTTCGCCGGGCCATCGAGGAGGAGATCGCTGGAACAGGCTGCCCGGTGCTGGCGGTCGCTGCGCCGGACAGCAATACAAGCCCAGTCGCGCCATGA
- a CDS encoding helix-turn-helix transcriptional regulator, whose translation MRDALATWHMGRVLFAYRKHSHHGQTLSQEVVAGWLGMTQAQLSRIENGRAPEELSKLIRYSQILGIPAEVLWFDLPGEPRTRGPSDSQPPVLLPVVLAGREVMLPLDAEAAAARGLDVMASKRANVSGTPGDRQAARLLPFAGLDELQHMAAALADARRYLDGSVVGFFARQFERCKADDGQLGPLRALPLVLGVLGAIQQYAREVQPNVRRDLLAVGADGAEFAGWLYRDLHDPGSAAYWYDRAMEWAQEAQDASMQAYVLVKKSQMAYDGRELARMLNLAEAAGRACPTAPPPLRAEQVQQEALALATHGAALSVIERKLDTARQVLDTSAEPANSTLTVVTLQLRDAAVYTEAGVPDRAAGIFAEILSRNSLSRRDTALFGARRAAALALSGHPDEAAAVGLDALQVARDTNSSRTSAILGDVARSLTPWRSRPGPREFRDAVGAS comes from the coding sequence ATGCGCGATGCCCTGGCCACCTGGCACATGGGCCGCGTGCTCTTCGCTTACCGCAAGCACTCGCACCACGGCCAGACGCTGTCGCAAGAAGTGGTAGCCGGTTGGCTGGGTATGACCCAGGCCCAGCTCAGCCGTATCGAGAACGGCCGGGCGCCCGAAGAGCTCAGCAAGCTGATCCGCTACAGCCAGATTCTCGGTATCCCGGCGGAGGTGCTGTGGTTCGACCTGCCCGGCGAACCGCGCACCCGCGGGCCGTCCGACAGCCAGCCGCCTGTTCTGTTGCCCGTCGTGCTCGCCGGCCGCGAGGTCATGCTGCCGCTCGACGCCGAAGCCGCCGCGGCCCGAGGGCTGGACGTCATGGCTTCTAAAAGAGCCAACGTCAGCGGCACGCCTGGTGACCGTCAGGCCGCGCGCCTGCTGCCATTCGCCGGTCTCGACGAACTGCAGCACATGGCCGCGGCGCTTGCCGACGCCCGGCGCTACCTGGACGGTTCGGTCGTCGGCTTCTTCGCCCGGCAGTTCGAGCGCTGCAAGGCCGACGACGGCCAGCTCGGGCCGCTGCGCGCGTTACCACTCGTGCTGGGCGTCCTCGGCGCCATCCAGCAGTACGCCCGGGAAGTACAGCCGAACGTCCGCCGCGACCTGCTGGCCGTCGGAGCGGACGGCGCAGAGTTCGCGGGTTGGCTGTACCGGGATCTGCACGACCCCGGCTCGGCCGCCTACTGGTACGACCGCGCGATGGAGTGGGCACAGGAAGCGCAGGACGCCTCCATGCAGGCGTATGTGCTGGTCAAGAAGTCACAGATGGCCTACGACGGTCGCGAACTGGCCCGGATGCTGAACCTGGCCGAAGCCGCCGGCCGGGCCTGTCCAACCGCACCACCCCCACTTCGGGCCGAACAGGTGCAGCAGGAAGCGCTAGCCTTGGCGACACACGGCGCGGCGCTGTCGGTCATTGAGCGGAAGCTGGATACCGCTCGGCAGGTGTTGGACACCAGCGCCGAACCCGCCAATTCCACGCTGACCGTCGTCACGCTCCAGCTGCGGGACGCCGCCGTCTACACGGAGGCTGGCGTTCCCGACCGGGCGGCCGGGATCTTCGCCGAGATCCTGAGCCGGAACTCCTTGTCTCGACGGGACACGGCGCTGTTCGGAGCGCGGCGGGCAGCAGCCCTCGCGCTGAGCGGCCACCCGGATGAGGCTGCTGCGGTAGGCCTGGACGCCTTGCAGGTCGCACGGGACACCAACTCCAGCCGAACCTCGGCCATCTTGGGAGACGTGGCACGAAGCCTGACGCCGTGGCGGTCTCGGCCGGGGCCGCGTGAGTTCCGGGACGCGGTGGGAGCGTCCTAA